The window agatttttaattacttcagtaattaattaacacctagatttttcttttttcttcttcaatagAACTTGTTTAATTCAAACATTATTAAAGACATATCCCCATAATTTCAGAATAGAATTTCTGagtttcaattataataaactatGGAGATCTATGAACATTCTAATGGTATTAGTTTAACAGATTATACAAGTAGATTGTTCAGAGGAACGCTCTATAGTAttgagattattataattttctcgaAATCCAGTTTCCTCTACGCATACAGATGATTCACGCGATCGTTCTTCCTCCAATGGAGTACTAGCAGATGCATGACTAATAGAAGAGTGTCGAGAACGAGATGGATTACCGCGTTGATTATTGTTGACAGTCGGAACTGGCCCGGGTGAAGGATTTTCTGGTATTTGCTCTTGTTCCTGCTGTTGTTTATTCAATACTAATCTACACAAAAGTGATATTTGTCCTTGTATACTTGATATAAATGGTCTATACCCCAaactgtaaaaataataaagaaatttcttctatctccttttttgttcatataatataataattaattacagaCCGACGTACCATTCTGATTGAGACCATCTAGTAAGAGTCAAAAGTCCATCTCTCAAATTCGTTATAGATTCAAGGGTTTGCATTGGTGCGTGTGCTGCTCTTACAGTTCTTGACATAGCTGGTGCATCTCTTAAAACCACAGCCAATATCGCTGCCCATCCTAAACAACCACCTTCAAGGAACAATTGTAAGAGATACCTAAGTTGTACTTCTGCTCTGCTAACTGGGGCACAATGCGAAGCTAAATGAATTTCTGTTGGTTCTATTGGTTCCGAAGATACCCAACACACTGTACCCACACCAGTTCCCACAATGGATTCGGCATCATCACGCCAGATTGTACTAGCGTCACTAATTACGCTACTCgtatctaaaataataaattattcaaataaatattactacttattagttatataatctttttacacacacacacacacagagacatCTTTTTATTTGCATGAAAAACTTAATATTACCATGCAACATATTTGGAGTTAATTTCGCTTCAGTGGCAGGAAATTGTGTTTCTAAGCTAGCAACAGGAGACACCAAGCTAGTGTAAGGAGGTCTGCCACTAGGTAAACTTGTATATCCACTATCTGGTAAATCAATAGCAAAATTTGGGGTCACTGTTTCATCTTCAGGACTTTCAAGATTTATAGATCTTATTGATCGTAACGATGTCAAGCTGGATCTTCTAAATCTTTGTAAATTAGGAAGCGACAAAATTGGATACGGATATGCAAAATCTTCATGTACTGCTTTCAAAGCAGCAATAAAGTCATCAATCTTAGCTGCTCTATCGCGTTCTCTACCAAGCCATGTTACCAGATGAAAATCTAAATGGGCAGCAAATCTTCCCAAATCTAGTAATCTGCGAGCTGAAAGTAATCGACGAGCATGACGCTGTAAGATAACATCAATGAAGAATTCTTCGGCTGAACTTTCTctgtaaattaaaataaaaaatagtacGTTTCAATCAATACCGGTATTAcggttaaaaaagaaaaaaaaaaaaaaaaagaaatagatcttAATTAACTCATTTCAGACTTACTTGGTATCAGACTTTTCGATTTTAACAGTTGGTACAGATTTTTTTCGTCTCATCACAACATTCCTAGTCTTTTCTAACATAGACGATGGTGCAATATCTTTAGCCATTGATTCAGATTGTACTTTTGGTGTTGCTGTAGTACTGTAGCTACGACTCCTAGATACTTGCATGGTTCCTAATACGAGAGACAAGTCGTCTTCATGAGGTGATAAAGGAGGAGTTTGTGTATGCCCTCCTAACTTAGTTGTACCACCCCAAGATGTACGAGGCGACTCCACATCATTTGGGTCTttaagataattatgatagatattagataaatatgtaatatttaatatataattttttaataaaatttctcatttatttattaccaaTGGCTCTTAAAAAACGAACAAGATCTTTTGAGAGTTCCCATCTTCCTTGTTCTAAAGCAGCATCCAATAATAAAGTAGCATGTTGCCTACTAACGGCTGATGGCTCGAGATTTTGTAATATGATTAAATAGCTCGCAGCAGTGTCAAGTTGTTGTCTTTGTAAACAATCTTGTAATAGTTTCTTAGGTGGTCCAGCgacagaaaataaatatggCCAAAGTGCGATTTCAGTTTTTCTTGCACATTGCACAACTGCTCTTGCCCATACTCCCGGAAATTCTCGGATGAATTCTACTACGGATGGTAGTTGAGCATCTGGAATTGGTTCTTTGCTCGTTGCTTCCTCTTCAAGTACTTCATGAAGTAATAATTCTAAGGAATGTGGGAAATATGGCAGTGCAGAACAAGAACGTGCTATTTCCCATGCATGATATCCTAAATTTCTATGAATGAGTTGTCGCAATATTTGGTGAAGATAAACTTGACtctaaaatatgaaaatgatgTTAGATAAAATAGTTCAAAATCGTAAaagtatatacgtgtgtgcgtgtgtgcgtgtgtatgcgtatatatataccgttAATTCCAATAAACTAAAAGGCAGTGAGAAGGGAGAATTAGTATCAGATGTAAACAGCACAGTGTCATTTTCAGCTCCTAATAAGATTGCATCCTCGAATAATATAGCCAGTGGATAAATACACAAGTGAAAAGGCAGCATTATTCGTTTACTCATAAATGTATGTGTTTTTTCTTGGTGATTTCTTGGAAATAACGGAAGCCAGACACGCATGCCATGAGCACCACAAAACAACCATAATGCTTCAGTTAAATGAGGCTTGTCCCTTCTTGACCGCCATGGAACCCATACATTTTCGACGCACGAAGCTAACACCGTTGGAGGACTACACGTGAAAAGctgtaaaagaaattaagttaattatcaattttccAATAATCGCCAATGATAAATACTCACAACATCTGGATTATCGGTGCAATGTTCCCGCTGAACCATCAAAAGTCGTCCAGAAACATTGAGTAAGAGACTTTCAGGATGTGGATGACTCCCAGCTGTTTCTGCACgaattgttgttaatgttgcaCTTACAACACAAGCAGGATGCACACAAAGTCCACTAATATCCACGGTTTGTATTCTAGTTAATTCTatatcttccatttctttaacaataattacatttcgtTGATATTCATTCCTTACATAAACTTTACGATATAGATTTTTTACCTCAACTTACCTCCATTTCCAtccaatattatatcataaatactAATCTGTGCATTAGCACAAAATGTCAGAAGCCTTTCTTTAAGTGTATTGAGTAATAATACTTGAGATGGCATTCTAATACTCTTTACATAATTGTTATCGAGACGAGTATCACGTGGATACATCCTAATCTCATCTCTATCATCCAAAAGGGAATAACTACTTGCTATCAAAAAACCACGATGCCATAATAATCCACCAGTTACTATGAAATCCCTTTCTTGGCTTTCATTACCAAAAAGTTTCCATTTACGAGATGGTAAAGAATAATGAGCTAAGCCTGTTCTACCAGCTACAGCAATACTTAAACCTTCGTTGTCAATTGCAGTAtactatagaatataatatattagcagcttattataatatttattaattaattatggaCTTACTCTTATTGGCCAATTAGAACCAGTATAAGCACTTGGAATTGGAACGACTAACCACTGTTTGCATCCAGCAAGGGTCTGAGTTACAATGTCACCAGGACattcatttgaaatatgaaaattggATGTGGTGGCGGATATACCACCACCAAGATTTAAATAAAGTCTGTCTTCACCTTGTAAGTATAAATGTCCATGGTGACCCttccaaaaagaaagaattatcataaagaagtaacttttttataattacatttataaatttgacATTACCATACATGGATTAACCGTGAGAGGACTTTTTACAAAATCTAATTGTATAAGCGAACGCCATGAGTGCGTCGGTTCATTGCCATTTTCTTCCATTAATAATGGTCCTGGTGATTCTCTTAACATCCACAATTGGTAGCCTTCTGCTGACCAttcctaagaaaaaaaaaaaaaaaaaaagaaaaattaaagaatgatACGCAACCAAACTTTGGTATTACATTACTATTAGCATATTGTtatctattttcatttacCATTGTATGAATATGTAAAGGATTATCACGCGTTAAATCTACCCGCAAACCATAATCCCATTTCAAACTGCATAATAAAAGAGCACCAAAAGTACTCCAGATTGCTAAGCCACCACCTTCCCAGGCTAGAGCTATAGCACAACTATCAGGAGTCCATCTTAGACATCTAACGCAACCCGGTCTCCCAGGATAATCTTTTGAAGAGAGACTTAGCGTATGCGATACTTCCAATGCTCCTGTTGTTTCATCAATATAATAAACGATACCCTCCGAgctgttaaaaatataatacaaaagttatatttttgtgGACATATACAGTATATCTGATGTTGAAGTATAAGAGATGCTTACTTTCCTCTTCCAAATGCAATTAAACGATACTTATGATTCACAGCTGCACAAGTGGCATCATCTACATCCTTGGCCCAAATTCCTTGAACTTGctaaaatatatttgcatGAAATATTACAAGATATTACTGTTGAATGtaagtttaataatacattaattatcGAACATATTAACTGACATTTGGGTCAAATTTTAACGAATGAGCTGTTAAGAATGCTGCTTTTCCAGTGCTAAGAACAATAGCGAATCCACCAACTAAAGGAGAATATTCAATATCCATAACATAAGCATTGTTTTCAGTAAGGGGTACAGCTGTAGTGGATATTTGTTGATCTACGCTAAATGGTATTCTACGTAAATCAAGTGTATAATCCCGATTTACTGTCCCATCCCATTTATGCCGTATTACATGACTTGTTTTTGTGGCAACCATGAGTTCATCACGTATACATACTAAAGAACTAATTCCACCATCTATCCAGGCAGACTTTtcctgaaaataaaaattgtccgttttttaatcattgcgaatattatatttaattataatcaatatactTACAAATGATAAAACTAAAGATGGGATCACTTCTTTAATGAAAAGTTCAGCGCTATCACGTTTTAGGCTTGTAACGGGAGAATCTCTTTGCTCGTAAAGACTTTTTCCTTCTGGACCTTTGTCTGACAATCGATAAAACAGCAGGTAACTGTCTGAGGTCTATAGAAATAATCACAAATGATTAACACTTTTACCTCAATTTACATCAATACTTTTAACCTGATTTTACTTACTGCAATGACTAACATACTGGAATCTGGTCTCCATTGTACCAAGATATTTTCTCCgtgtttttttaatgaatctgCAGTTCGCCTTATAAATACAATAGGTATACAAGGCTACAAAAGAGCGTTTAATTActttgttaaagaaaaagtaaaataaagtaaaatatcaaATGACATAATGAGTTTCTATTGTTGggataattttcataatataattacatatatatgatttgtATTAAATGTCAAATCGTACCTTGCAGTACCAGATGGTAAGAAAGTCTGTCGTTAATATGGCAAAAAGTATTTTGTCTCTATTACAAACAATGGCCTTTATTTTATCTGGTTCCGTACAATTTAGGACTCGTGGCCATCCAATAGGAAAAAACATGTTTTCTAAAAGAGAATTTATTCCGTTACcttcacatttctttttcttattcttcctttttatgaCTTCGTTCGTTAATCCTTACTAATTTAACAAGTAAACATATCCTAACCTTAATATCACGAGCATAGATGCGACAGAAACGGGTCATGCTAGGTTCGTATACATGCACGAATGCGCAAGAATTTCACTACACAATTTTATTCGCAGAAGACTTCTACCTCGTATtaatacgtatttacgtacatAGATTCGAAAGTACATAATCCTATTTCCCTTACAatcatatattcttattacttatatatttatcatatttatatggtatataaaataaatattattatgtgtattatatataacgtaaaatttcaatgtacatacattatatatttattgtttctttttatacatattattaataatattgtatttcgttatctttcatataaaatatatatctttatatatcttttataaaaaaaaaaagatacgtaaaggagctttattttttatttaactttcatataaatataaat is drawn from Vespa crabro chromosome 19, iyVesCrab1.2, whole genome shotgun sequence and contains these coding sequences:
- the LOC124430550 gene encoding guanine nucleotide exchange factor subunit Rich; protein product: MFFPIGWPRVLNCTEPDKIKAIVCNRDKILFAILTTDFLTIWYCKPCIPIVFIRRTADSLKKHGENILVQWRPDSSMLVIATSDSYLLFYRLSDKGPEGKSLYEQRDSPVTSLKRDSAELFIKEVIPSLVLSFEKSAWIDGGISSLVCIRDELMVATKTSHVIRHKWDGTVNRDYTLDLRRIPFSVDQQISTTAVPLTENNAYVMDIEYSPLVGGFAIVLSTGKAAFLTAHSLKFDPNQVQGIWAKDVDDATCAAVNHKYRLIAFGRGNSEGIVYYIDETTGALEVSHTLSLSSKDYPGRPGCVRCLRWTPDSCAIALAWEGGGLAIWSTFGALLLCSLKWDYGLRVDLTRDNPLHIHTMEWSAEGYQLWMLRESPGPLLMEENGNEPTHSWRSLIQLDFVKSPLTVNPCMGHHGHLYLQGEDRLYLNLGGGISATTSNFHISNECPGDIVTQTLAGCKQWLVVPIPSAYTGSNWPIRYTAIDNEGLSIAVAGRTGLAHYSLPSRKWKLFGNESQERDFIVTGGLLWHRGFLIASSYSLLDDRDEIRMYPRDTRLDNNYVKSIRMPSQVLLLNTLKERLLTFCANAQISIYDIILDGNGEMEDIELTRIQTVDISGLCVHPACVVSATLTTIRAETAGSHPHPESLLLNVSGRLLMVQREHCTDNPDVLFTCSPPTVLASCVENVWVPWRSRRDKPHLTEALWLFCGAHGMRVWLPLFPRNHQEKTHTFMSKRIMLPFHLCIYPLAILFEDAILLGAENDTVLFTSDTNSPFSLPFSLLELTSQVYLHQILRQLIHRNLGYHAWEIARSCSALPYFPHSLELLLHEVLEEEATSKEPIPDAQLPSVVEFIREFPGVWARAVVQCARKTEIALWPYLFSVAGPPKKLLQDCLQRQQLDTAASYLIILQNLEPSAVSRQHATLLLDAALEQGRWELSKDLVRFLRAIDPNDVESPRTSWGGTTKLGGHTQTPPLSPHEDDLSLVLGTMQVSRSRSYSTTATPKVQSESMAKDIAPSSMLEKTRNVVMRRKKSVPTVKIEKSDTKESSAEEFFIDVILQRHARRLLSARRLLDLGRFAAHLDFHLVTWLGRERDRAAKIDDFIAALKAVHEDFAYPYPILSLPNLQRFRRSSLTSLRSIRSINLESPEDETVTPNFAIDLPDSGYTSLPSGRPPYTSLVSPVASLETQFPATEAKLTPNMLHDTSSVISDASTIWRDDAESIVGTGVGTVCWVSSEPIEPTEIHLASHCAPVSRAEVQLRYLLQLFLEGGCLGWAAILAVVLRDAPAMSRTVRAAHAPMQTLESITNLRDGLLTLTRWSQSECLGYRPFISSIQGQISLLCRLVLNKQQQEQEQIPENPSPGPVPTVNNNQRGNPSRSRHSSISHASASTPLEEERSRESSVCVEETGFRENYNNLNTIERSSEQSTCIIC